A stretch of the Ostrea edulis chromosome 9, xbOstEdul1.1, whole genome shotgun sequence genome encodes the following:
- the LOC130050138 gene encoding 1-deoxyxylulose-5-phosphate synthase YajO-like → MEYNYLGRTGLRVSTICLGAMTFGHPEIGKLDKDASHKVLDRFAALGGNFIDTANMYTRGVSESILGEWLVRQEREKFVIATKVRSPMGDDVNNVGLGRKHIMQSCEASLKRLQTDFIDLYQVHGWDNAVPPEEWLDALGDLVKAGKVRYVGVSNLCGWQMQKVVDLCKSGRYPAVVSLQQQYNLLCRHPEFEELQVCKYEGLGVLPWSPLKGGMLTGKYNRGVRPDKLAGRIGLVAQDESKAMEIAPAWSQYENNEDFWKLLEAMAKIAKDCAKSIPQVAIRWLLQKDVVASVIIGANSIEQLEDNIGSATNWRLSKEQMDELDALSRPETPYPYEMSWSFNSGRVNPYHLFPFVQNTF, encoded by the exons ATGGAGTACAACTACCTTGGCCGCACCGGACTGCGTGTGTCCACCATCTGTCTGGGGGCCATGACCTTTGGCCATCCCGAG ATTGGCAAGCTGGACAAGGATGCATCTCACAAAGTCCTGGACCGATTCGCTGCTCTCGGTGGAAATTTCATTGACACTGCAAACATGTATACCAGAGGGGTATCGGAAAGCATCTTAGGCGAGTGGCTGGTTAG ACAAGAAAGAGAAAAATTCGTAATTGCCACCAAAGTGAGAAGTCCAATGGGAGATGATGTGAATAACGTTGGATTAGGACGGAAACACATTATGCAGAGCTGTGAGGCGAGCCTCAAACGGCTTCAGACGGACTTCATAGATCTATATCAG GTTCACGGTTGGGACAATGCTGTTCCCCCTGAGGAGTGGTTAGACGCTCTAGGGGATTTGGTTAAAGCTGGTAAGGTGCGTTATGTAGGTGTATCCAACTTGTGTGGTTGGCAGATGCAGAAAGTGGTGGATCTCTGCAAGTCCGGCAGGTACCCGGCTGTAGTCAGTCTTCAG CAACAATACAACTTACTTTGTCGTCACCCGGAATTCGAGGAACTTCAAGTCTGTAAATATGAAGGTCTCGGAGTGTTGCCATGGAGCCCATTAAAAGG tggAATGCTTACAGGTAAATACAACCGTGGAGTAAGGCCTGATAAATTGGCGGGACGGATTGGACTCGTCGCTCAAGATGAATCAAAAGCTATGGAGATTGCCCCGGCTTGGAGTCAGTACGAAAATAATGAAGATTTCTGGAAACTATTGGAAGCCATGGCGAAGATTgccaaagattgtg CAAAAAGCATTCCTCAGGTAGCAATCCGGTGGCTCCTTCAGAAGGACGTGGTTGCCTCTGTTATCATTGGAGCCAACTCGATTGAGCAACTAGAAGACAATATAGGGTCGGCAACAAACTGGCGCCTCTCCAAGGAACAG ATGGACGAACTTGATGCCCTCTCCAGGCCGGAGACCCCGTATCCATACGAGATGTCATGGAGCTTTAACAGTGGCCGCGTGAACCCCTACCATTTGTTTCCATTCGTGCAGAATACGTTTTGA
- the LOC130050139 gene encoding probable sodium/potassium/calcium exchanger CG1090 has product MENGGDKWDSVQTASPDSDYNSEEDAGDQDIMYKEIGPRSNEEPESVFEMPAGCIRRSIFVISVPIKVLLYLTVPDCRRQRWRKCFILTFSLSLVWLSVFSYIMVWMITIIGYTLYIPDTIMALTFVAFGVSLPDVISSVIVVREGLGDMAVSNAVGSNVFDILICLGIPWFLKCALSKFKKPVQVYSEGLLYSSLTLLLTVVFLLVGTHLNGWRLTKKYGVVLMIVYFLFTILTSLYEVNVFGYVHPKE; this is encoded by the exons ATGGAAAATGGTGGAG aTAAATGGGACAGTGTACAGACTGCGTCCCCAGACTCGGATTACAACTCTGAGGAGGATGCCGGTGATCAGGACATCATGTATAAAGAGATCG GACCCAGGTCAAATGAGGAGCCGGAGTCGGTGTTCGAGATGCCAGCCGGTTGTATACGACGGAGTATATTTGTCATATCGGTTCCTATTAAAGTACTCCTGTACCTAACGGTGCCGGACTGTCGTCGCCAGCGGTGGAGGAAGTGCTTTATACTGACGTTTTCCCTGTCTCTAGTCTGGTTGTCTGTGTTTTCATACATCATGGTGTGGATGATTACCATTATAG GTTACACCCTTTATATACCTGACACAATAATGGCACTGACCTTTGTGGCCTTTGGGGTCAGTCTACCCGATGTGATATCCAGTGTCATTGTGGTCAGAGAAG GCCTAGGTGATATGGCGGTTTCTAATGCTGTCGGAAGCAACGTCTTCGACATTCTGATTTGTCTAGGAATTCCCTGGTTTCTGAAGTGTGCTTTGTCCAAGTTTAAAAAGCCGGTACAGGTGTACAGTGAAG GTCTGCTATACTCCAGTCTGACACTACTGTTGACGGTAGTCTTTCTTCTGGTGGGCACCCACCTTAATGGATGGAGACTTACAAAGAAGTACGGAGTCGTGCTGATGATTGTCTACTTCCTGTTCACCATATTAACATCTTTGTATGAAGTCAATGTGTTTGGTTATGTACACCCAAAGGAATGA